In the Fibrobacter sp. UWB5 genome, one interval contains:
- a CDS encoding LrgB family protein, with product MNAIINSPLFGILLTLVTFEIGVTISKKFKYSFLNPLLIANILIVGFLLITGISLESYNVGGDYISVMLSPATVVLAVPLYRQISKLKQFWKPILAGIFAGSLTSLACVIVVSKLVGLSNTLMLSLLPKSITIPMGSVVSAQIGGIPPVTIIAITITGITGAVAAPAVCRFCRIKHKVAQGIAIGTASHALGTTKAMEMGEVQGAMSSLSIGVAGLFTAIVTPIILSLIA from the coding sequence ATGAACGCCATCATCAATTCTCCCCTGTTCGGAATCTTGCTCACGCTAGTCACCTTCGAAATCGGTGTCACCATTAGCAAAAAATTCAAGTATTCCTTCCTGAATCCGCTCCTAATCGCAAACATCCTGATTGTAGGATTCCTGCTCATTACAGGAATCAGCCTCGAAAGTTACAATGTGGGCGGCGACTACATTTCCGTCATGCTCTCCCCCGCCACCGTAGTGCTTGCAGTCCCCCTCTACAGGCAAATTTCCAAGCTCAAGCAGTTCTGGAAACCGATCCTCGCCGGTATTTTTGCGGGCAGCCTCACCTCGCTTGCCTGCGTCATTGTCGTAAGCAAGCTCGTCGGCCTCAGCAACACGCTCATGCTTTCGCTCTTGCCCAAGTCCATCACGATTCCCATGGGCTCCGTCGTGTCAGCACAAATTGGCGGCATCCCGCCTGTTACCATTATCGCCATCACCATTACGGGAATCACAGGCGCCGTGGCCGCTCCTGCCGTCTGCAGGTTCTGTCGCATCAAGCACAAGGTGGCCCAGGGTATTGCCATCGGTACCGCAAGCCATGCGCTCGGCACCACCAAGGCTATGGAAATGGGCGAAGTCCAAGGCGCCATGAGTAGCCTTTCCATCGGAGTTGCGGGCCTATTTACCGCGATTGTCACCCCGATTATTTTAAGCTTGATTGCTTAG
- a CDS encoding CidA/LrgA family protein codes for MRIPLQLAVIFAICVAGEFLHRIVGVPLPGNIIGMVLLLILLCSKIIKPEQISGVSSFFLNHLALFFLPPSIAIMAVGDEVLSKWPLLLFLCIAFTLVTIAVGGRVTQLFIRKQEYRENLALRAERLADRASHNKANGGQK; via the coding sequence ATGAGAATACCGCTCCAACTTGCCGTGATTTTCGCCATTTGCGTCGCCGGGGAATTTCTCCACCGCATCGTAGGCGTGCCCCTCCCGGGGAACATTATCGGCATGGTCCTGCTCCTAATTTTACTTTGTTCAAAAATAATCAAGCCGGAGCAGATTTCGGGAGTATCGAGTTTTTTCCTGAACCACTTGGCCCTTTTCTTTTTACCACCGAGCATTGCCATCATGGCCGTCGGCGACGAAGTCCTTTCCAAGTGGCCGCTTTTGCTGTTCCTCTGCATCGCCTTCACGCTCGTCACCATCGCCGTTGGCGGCCGCGTTACGCAATTGTTCATCCGTAAACAGGAATACCGCGAAAATTTGGCCCTGCGCGCAGAACGCCTCGCCGACCGAGCATCCCATAACAAGGCAAACGGGGGGCAAAAATGA
- the fmt gene encoding methionyl-tRNA formyltransferase — MKIVFMGTPEFAACFLKHLKESEFADVVAVVTQPDRPAGRGRVLTPPPVKQLALEYGLPVLQPIDLKAPEFEDALRAFDADLFVVVAYSILPKNILAVAKHGAVNVHGSLLPKYRGAAPVQRAIADGLKETGVTVFRLDEKMDHGPILAQKTVVIDHQDTTASLLEKMVAPGCEALDDAIHQLLEGREKDLTQDHAQASGAPKLKKEEGLIDFNLPAAVIHNRIRAFNPWPGGYGKLGGRMVYLRKTDTPENGPKLAPGAVEFKDNRFYVGTGEGVLEVIEIQAEGKKPMPVADFMRGIQKREGLCFC, encoded by the coding sequence ATGAAAATCGTATTTATGGGAACGCCGGAATTCGCGGCTTGTTTTTTGAAGCATCTCAAGGAATCGGAATTTGCTGACGTGGTGGCTGTGGTGACGCAACCTGACAGGCCGGCAGGGCGTGGGCGCGTGTTAACGCCGCCGCCAGTGAAACAACTGGCGCTCGAATACGGGCTGCCCGTACTCCAGCCGATCGACTTGAAAGCCCCCGAATTCGAGGACGCCCTGCGCGCCTTCGATGCGGACTTGTTCGTGGTCGTTGCCTATTCGATTTTGCCGAAGAATATTTTGGCGGTTGCAAAGCATGGCGCGGTGAATGTACACGGCAGCTTGTTGCCCAAGTACCGCGGGGCTGCTCCTGTGCAGCGTGCGATTGCCGACGGCCTTAAGGAAACCGGCGTGACCGTGTTCCGCCTAGATGAAAAGATGGACCATGGTCCGATTCTTGCGCAGAAGACGGTGGTGATTGACCATCAGGATACGACCGCTAGCCTCTTGGAAAAGATGGTGGCACCTGGCTGCGAAGCGCTGGACGATGCGATTCACCAGTTGCTGGAAGGTCGCGAAAAGGACTTGACGCAGGACCATGCGCAGGCCAGCGGCGCCCCGAAGCTCAAAAAAGAAGAAGGCTTGATCGATTTCAACTTGCCTGCTGCGGTAATCCACAATAGGATTCGCGCCTTCAATCCGTGGCCGGGTGGCTATGGAAAGCTGGGTGGCCGTATGGTTTACTTGCGCAAGACGGACACGCCGGAGAACGGTCCGAAACTGGCCCCGGGCGCGGTGGAATTCAAGGATAACCGATTCTACGTGGGCACGGGCGAAGGCGTGCTTGAAGTGATTGAAATTCAGGCCGAAGGCAAGAAGCCGATGCCGGTGGCCGACTTTATGCGCGGAATCCAGAAGCGTGAAGGACTTTGCTTTTGCTAG
- a CDS encoding carbohydrate binding domain-containing protein yields the protein MNFKTKSSLALSAAALLFLSACGDDSSKSAAPDEPAVNPTDSTTIPTPLPTDSTTIPADSTTNPTDSSAATNPTVDPSTLPPEGPITLPEGKGLLVDDFEDGDNHSAAIDNYWYTYNDNDNDGASVITTPVNEDGDIIAGAVNNGSKYALQVNYTLDKGEYAYDPYVGWGIQVAEDDANGRFGGITYWYKGGAHEVHIEISDVTDYDVHLAKVKASRTWTQAVIRFKDLVQGGWGVEVPFDAKHIKAISFQAKGNAKVTSDSLFIDNIYLQDTSEVEADKPDMTINDPVIPKIEFTEAEITVTNPLQAKAMKYLNKGINFTNWLENADGKFKEFVFDATDIKLLADNGIKSLRLPIDLDLYATNRDAFVKDTTGTVALAFDDSTLFTVLDSFVEWTAANNMSFVIDYHEYDNSYNATSAKDNKYIQMMAETWKHVAAHYAENTREDIFFELLNEPDMSAGKVTAAQWTVAAQAMIDSIRSVDKKHTILFGDAQWYSISLLAKRTPFTDDNIVYVIHTYEPFAFTHQGGSWTDYATIKGIPFPYDPAKWSTVSGDFGVTKSTQSYVKSNIKNYYKTGSKEAIMEQILKAKKWAATNNVPVIINEFGALNLRSTAQDRLNYLTAMREICDTLQIPWTHWGYTGNFSLFEGDLKGTKLIDGIDKALGLGAAE from the coding sequence ATGAATTTCAAAACTAAATCCAGTTTAGCACTCTCTGCAGCAGCGCTTCTTTTCTTGAGTGCCTGCGGCGACGATTCCAGCAAGTCGGCTGCCCCCGACGAACCGGCAGTAAATCCGACTGATTCGACGACTATACCCACCCCGCTTCCGACGGATTCCACCACGATTCCGGCAGATTCTACCACTAATCCAACCGATTCATCTGCAGCGACAAATCCGACTGTGGATCCGTCTACTCTTCCGCCTGAAGGCCCCATCACGCTTCCCGAAGGCAAGGGCCTCCTGGTGGACGACTTCGAAGATGGCGACAACCATTCTGCAGCCATCGACAACTATTGGTACACTTATAACGATAACGACAACGACGGAGCCTCTGTCATCACGACCCCTGTAAACGAAGACGGTGACATTATCGCCGGCGCCGTTAACAATGGTTCCAAATACGCCCTGCAAGTCAACTACACGCTCGACAAGGGCGAATACGCATACGACCCGTATGTGGGTTGGGGCATTCAGGTTGCCGAAGACGATGCCAACGGTCGTTTCGGTGGCATTACCTACTGGTACAAGGGTGGCGCACACGAAGTCCATATCGAAATTTCCGATGTCACGGACTACGACGTTCACCTGGCAAAGGTCAAGGCCTCTCGCACCTGGACCCAGGCTGTTATCCGCTTCAAGGACTTGGTCCAAGGCGGCTGGGGCGTAGAAGTTCCATTCGATGCCAAGCACATCAAGGCAATCAGCTTCCAGGCCAAGGGTAACGCCAAGGTCACTAGCGATTCGCTCTTTATTGACAACATTTACCTGCAAGACACTTCTGAAGTCGAAGCGGACAAGCCCGACATGACCATCAACGACCCGGTCATTCCGAAGATCGAATTCACCGAAGCCGAAATCACGGTCACGAACCCGCTGCAGGCAAAGGCCATGAAGTACCTGAACAAGGGTATCAACTTCACGAACTGGCTCGAAAATGCCGACGGCAAATTCAAGGAATTCGTCTTCGACGCAACCGACATCAAGCTTTTGGCCGACAACGGAATCAAGAGCCTGAGACTCCCCATTGACCTTGACCTGTACGCCACCAACCGCGACGCATTCGTCAAGGACACCACGGGAACCGTCGCACTCGCCTTTGACGACAGCACGCTCTTTACCGTTCTCGATTCCTTCGTGGAATGGACCGCTGCAAACAACATGTCGTTCGTGATTGACTACCACGAATATGACAATAGCTACAACGCTACCAGCGCCAAGGATAACAAGTATATCCAAATGATGGCTGAAACTTGGAAGCATGTGGCCGCCCACTATGCCGAAAACACTCGCGAAGACATTTTCTTCGAACTGCTGAACGAACCTGACATGAGCGCAGGTAAGGTAACCGCCGCCCAGTGGACCGTTGCCGCACAGGCCATGATCGATTCCATCCGCAGCGTCGACAAGAAGCACACGATTCTCTTCGGTGATGCCCAGTGGTATTCGATCAGCTTGCTCGCCAAGCGAACCCCGTTCACCGACGACAACATCGTCTATGTGATTCACACCTACGAACCGTTCGCCTTCACCCACCAGGGTGGTTCCTGGACCGACTACGCCACCATCAAGGGAATCCCGTTCCCCTACGATCCGGCCAAGTGGTCTACGGTTTCTGGCGACTTCGGTGTCACCAAGAGCACTCAGAGTTACGTGAAATCAAATATCAAGAACTACTACAAGACCGGCAGTAAGGAAGCCATCATGGAACAGATTCTCAAGGCCAAGAAGTGGGCTGCAACCAACAATGTTCCGGTCATCATCAACGAATTCGGCGCATTGAACCTCCGCTCCACCGCACAGGACCGTTTGAACTACCTGACCGCCATGCGCGAAATCTGCGACACGCTCCAGATTCCTTGGACCCACTGGGGCTACACCGGCAACTTCTCGCTGTTCGAAGGTGATCTCAAGGGAACCAAGCTCATCGACGGTATCGACAAGGCCCTTGGCCTCGGTGCCGCTGAATAA
- a CDS encoding nitroreductase family protein, with the protein MRFFSEKYHESICLVRKEKPVDVCWESQKNPDRRYKGCNRIDLHQGEIPAFGYVSGDNLKPVGVYVVVRGRKVPDGVYAYDAVGKSKVPDVVGQLVRVGGREEMKKIVAAFPDKDFAEEAPLIYIFTGLLERSVWHYREAAYAQVMQDVGACAASVMLHSKSKGAKVFALGGFVDDEIAVTLNLPATEIPLAALAVFPEYSELAFESVDGGVGETAYSNRSEMEPDVGYDPARYPALFMRQNRAENITDLTKCIRIRRLSAQAYPGEEFPLTPAKYDAASYLGKLEDVEMSSRNQHPFRKVGFDLDDFSSMLRWLEVGQINLFGAGLLKIWVISFDVMFVYPGVYRYVPVRKSVFMQSAILNIKKFAKCHAVPEVAENTAFALLLTADLNESCNLLGERAYRYMNLNAGYIAQSMNLSGQMLRKATRCERFFYHDELKKLCEIPEGESIVAEILVGKA; encoded by the coding sequence ATGCGCTTTTTTTCCGAGAAATACCACGAATCCATTTGCCTTGTCCGTAAGGAAAAGCCTGTGGATGTGTGTTGGGAATCACAGAAAAATCCGGATCGCCGTTATAAAGGTTGCAACCGAATCGACTTACATCAAGGTGAAATTCCTGCATTCGGTTACGTGTCTGGCGATAATTTAAAACCGGTGGGCGTGTACGTTGTCGTGCGAGGCCGAAAGGTGCCCGATGGCGTTTATGCTTATGATGCTGTAGGCAAAAGCAAGGTTCCCGATGTGGTGGGGCAATTGGTTCGCGTGGGTGGCCGCGAAGAAATGAAAAAGATTGTGGCCGCCTTCCCGGACAAGGATTTTGCAGAAGAAGCTCCGCTGATTTATATTTTTACGGGCCTTTTGGAACGCTCTGTCTGGCATTATAGAGAAGCGGCTTATGCGCAGGTGATGCAAGACGTGGGTGCCTGTGCCGCAAGTGTCATGCTCCATTCAAAATCGAAGGGTGCAAAGGTCTTTGCTTTGGGCGGTTTTGTCGATGACGAAATTGCGGTGACGCTCAACTTGCCTGCGACAGAAATTCCGCTGGCCGCCTTGGCGGTGTTCCCGGAATATAGCGAACTTGCGTTTGAATCGGTGGACGGAGGCGTTGGCGAAACGGCCTACTCGAACCGTAGCGAGATGGAACCGGATGTAGGCTACGATCCGGCCCGATACCCGGCTTTGTTCATGCGCCAGAACCGCGCCGAAAACATTACCGATCTTACGAAATGTATTCGTATTCGTAGACTTTCTGCCCAGGCGTATCCGGGCGAAGAATTCCCGCTGACGCCTGCCAAGTACGATGCGGCTAGCTACTTGGGTAAGCTTGAAGATGTTGAAATGTCTTCGAGGAATCAGCACCCGTTTAGAAAAGTGGGCTTTGACCTGGATGATTTTTCGAGTATGCTCCGCTGGCTTGAAGTCGGGCAAATCAATTTGTTCGGTGCAGGGCTTCTAAAAATCTGGGTGATTTCCTTTGACGTGATGTTTGTGTACCCGGGTGTTTATCGCTATGTGCCTGTTCGCAAGTCGGTGTTTATGCAGTCGGCGATATTGAACATCAAGAAATTTGCCAAGTGTCATGCGGTGCCCGAAGTGGCCGAGAATACTGCATTTGCGCTCTTGCTTACGGCGGATTTGAACGAATCTTGCAACTTGCTTGGTGAACGCGCGTACCGTTACATGAATTTGAATGCGGGCTATATTGCGCAATCGATGAACTTGTCAGGGCAAATGCTTCGCAAGGCGACTCGCTGTGAGCGGTTTTTCTATCACGATGAGTTGAAAAAGCTGTGCGAAATTCCTGAAGGCGAAAGTATTGTCGCCGAAATTCTGGTGGGAAAGGCGTAA
- a CDS encoding glycosyltransferase encodes MPTASNSTKLKPTDVLDSRPAIFGRTVTSTFKKMFGFKHQPPGNLRTGMIPPIVFGSLILNIPKLLKLRSYLKKERKQHPADDVRILFYSDNLDETNGIANNLRNVIPYMRAHGMHAFLAGNAFNTRPCGVVENGYCILLPRLFSMEQLGYANSELAIPRVGPVLRLLKRYPVDLIEFETPSPGAWLVCFCAKVAGIKVFSHYRTDVPTYTRTLVKAKWMFHFVLWLMKIFYGMTKPVVSPCKDYAKILTTQLKVPENKVQILPRGLPLEKFSRDLRGKGVWEKYNGATEAIQNENRKVRFSFIGRISKEKNLEFLNGVWKKFAAKHNDVELMYVGYGWYLEEIKKFFEGDNSVHFAGEQGGETLASLYADSDFFLFPSVTDTFGNVVVEAMSTGTPAIVSNYGGPHDIVMDEAAGRILPIDEDAWLTALEECRKLYLEQPEAYAKMREVAHERSLKYTMQSSTKAQFEFFRKLKREAYGI; translated from the coding sequence ATGCCGACTGCGTCAAATTCAACAAAGCTTAAGCCGACCGATGTCCTCGACTCGCGTCCGGCTATCTTTGGACGCACCGTCACGAGCACCTTCAAGAAGATGTTCGGTTTCAAGCACCAACCCCCCGGAAACCTGCGCACGGGCATGATTCCGCCCATCGTTTTCGGTTCGCTGATTCTGAACATTCCCAAGCTTTTAAAGTTGCGTTCTTACCTGAAAAAGGAACGCAAGCAGCACCCCGCTGACGATGTACGAATCCTTTTTTATTCCGACAACCTGGACGAAACGAACGGAATCGCGAACAACTTGAGAAACGTGATTCCCTACATGCGCGCCCACGGCATGCATGCATTCCTCGCCGGAAATGCCTTCAACACGCGCCCCTGCGGTGTCGTCGAAAACGGCTACTGTATTTTGCTCCCGCGCCTGTTCAGCATGGAGCAGCTCGGGTATGCGAACAGCGAACTGGCCATTCCGCGCGTGGGTCCGGTACTTAGACTGCTCAAGCGCTACCCCGTCGACTTGATTGAATTTGAAACGCCAAGCCCAGGAGCATGGCTCGTATGCTTCTGCGCCAAAGTTGCCGGCATCAAAGTCTTTAGCCATTACCGCACCGACGTGCCGACTTACACCCGCACACTCGTAAAAGCAAAATGGATGTTCCACTTTGTGCTTTGGCTCATGAAGATTTTCTACGGCATGACCAAGCCCGTGGTAAGTCCCTGCAAGGACTACGCCAAGATTCTCACGACGCAGTTGAAGGTACCCGAAAACAAGGTGCAAATTTTGCCCCGCGGGCTCCCACTTGAAAAATTCTCGCGCGATTTGCGCGGCAAGGGCGTCTGGGAAAAGTACAACGGCGCAACCGAGGCAATCCAGAACGAAAACCGCAAGGTGCGATTCTCGTTCATCGGACGCATTTCTAAAGAAAAGAATCTGGAATTCTTGAACGGAGTCTGGAAAAAATTCGCCGCGAAGCACAACGACGTAGAACTCATGTATGTGGGCTACGGCTGGTATCTTGAAGAAATCAAGAAGTTCTTTGAAGGCGACAACAGCGTGCATTTTGCAGGCGAACAGGGCGGCGAAACGCTCGCCAGCCTTTACGCCGATTCCGACTTCTTCTTGTTCCCGAGCGTTACGGACACCTTCGGAAACGTAGTCGTCGAAGCCATGTCTACAGGCACGCCCGCAATTGTCAGCAATTACGGCGGCCCGCACGACATCGTGATGGATGAAGCCGCAGGCCGAATCTTGCCAATTGACGAAGACGCCTGGCTGACCGCTTTGGAAGAATGCCGCAAGCTGTACCTTGAACAGCCCGAAGCCTACGCCAAGATGCGCGAGGTCGCCCACGAACGCAGCCTCAAGTACACCATGCAATCTTCGACCAAGGCCCAGTTCGAATTCTTTAGGAAACTGAAGCGCGAAGCATACGGGATATGA
- a CDS encoding transcription antitermination factor NusB, whose translation MLDESLKERMEAFRVLVLWQKDGSFIKESGLSPFAMELALGVCRRHLYLQYFLKTLVKKMPSLEVATVLEMGIFQMFFMEIPDHAAVSTSVELAKAANLQEGSARLVNAVLHAARKSGQPALPPQKVRRVSIENSVPEWLVRRWFDIYGGTRAETLAKATLERPVEWIRVNLQKTSAPVLAQKLGLMGASILYDRYIQVPADAKLKPILESESFTKGEFSMQNPSAYEVVKLLDLKPGLKVWDACAAPGGKAALMAEMDSSLDILASDVSEARVLKMHDLVDRLGLANVRVECRDVLRGVAGSPARRGSEQRNRASEGEASPFDRILLDVPCSNMGVIARRPESVYRITPESVKELAELQYSILQAASAKLAPGGILVYATCSPDPEETTKIVNRFVKENSEFEKLGDAVLPGAEDSRFDGFYAQALHRK comes from the coding sequence TTGCTAGATGAATCCTTGAAAGAACGCATGGAGGCATTCCGCGTCCTTGTGCTTTGGCAGAAGGACGGTAGCTTTATCAAGGAAAGCGGACTTTCGCCTTTTGCGATGGAACTTGCCTTGGGCGTATGCCGTAGGCATTTGTATCTGCAATACTTTTTAAAGACCCTCGTAAAGAAAATGCCTTCGCTTGAAGTGGCGACGGTGCTTGAGATGGGAATCTTCCAGATGTTCTTTATGGAAATCCCGGACCATGCCGCCGTTTCGACAAGCGTGGAGCTTGCGAAGGCGGCGAACCTTCAAGAAGGTTCCGCGCGGCTAGTGAATGCTGTGCTGCATGCCGCGCGCAAGTCCGGGCAGCCGGCGCTCCCACCTCAAAAGGTGCGGCGCGTGTCCATCGAGAATTCGGTGCCCGAATGGCTGGTTCGCAGGTGGTTTGACATTTATGGCGGAACACGTGCCGAAACGCTCGCCAAGGCGACGCTTGAGCGCCCCGTGGAATGGATTCGGGTGAATCTGCAGAAGACTTCTGCGCCGGTGCTTGCCCAAAAGCTCGGGCTCATGGGCGCAAGCATTCTTTACGACCGCTACATTCAAGTGCCTGCCGACGCAAAGCTCAAACCGATTCTGGAATCGGAATCTTTTACGAAGGGCGAATTCAGCATGCAGAATCCGTCTGCTTACGAAGTCGTGAAGCTTTTGGACTTGAAGCCGGGCCTCAAGGTTTGGGACGCGTGTGCGGCCCCTGGTGGTAAGGCAGCCCTTATGGCCGAGATGGATTCTTCGCTCGATATTCTTGCAAGCGATGTATCTGAAGCTCGCGTGCTCAAGATGCATGATCTTGTAGACCGCTTAGGACTTGCAAACGTTCGCGTGGAATGCCGCGATGTGCTTAGGGGCGTTGCGGGCTCTCCCGCTAGAAGGGGTAGCGAGCAACGGAATCGTGCGAGCGAGGGGGAGGCTTCCCCCTTTGATAGAATTCTCCTCGACGTGCCTTGCAGCAACATGGGCGTGATTGCCCGCCGTCCGGAATCGGTTTACCGCATCACGCCGGAATCGGTCAAGGAACTGGCCGAATTGCAGTACTCCATTTTGCAGGCCGCCTCGGCAAAGCTTGCTCCGGGCGGAATTCTGGTGTATGCGACGTGCAGTCCGGACCCTGAAGAGACGACTAAAATTGTGAACCGATTCGTGAAAGAAAATTCCGAATTTGAAAAGCTTGGTGACGCGGTGCTTCCGGGTGCCGAAGATTCCCGCTTTGACGGATTCTACGCTCAGGCTTTGCACCGAAAGTGA
- the hisA gene encoding phosphoribosylformimino-5-aminoimidazole carboxamide ribotide isomerase: MTKFRPCIDLHDGRVKQIVGSSLNDSGTGLKTNFETDRSPAWFAELYKKDGIKGGHVIMLGKGNTEAAIAALAAYPGGLQVGGGITAENAKEYLDAGASHVIVTSCIFPEGKLDRERLELLSKTVGKEHLVLDLSCKRVSAPEEEPRWKIAINRWQTLIDIEVNAETLEDLSRYCDEFLIHAADVEGKQQGMDDELIMFLAEHSPIPCTYAGGAKSLADLKHCKQISNGTIDLTIGSALDLFGGKGVKYADCVKFNKA; this comes from the coding sequence ATGACTAAGTTTCGCCCATGCATTGACCTGCACGACGGACGTGTAAAGCAGATTGTAGGCAGTTCGCTGAACGACAGCGGCACGGGTCTCAAGACGAATTTTGAAACAGACCGCTCCCCCGCTTGGTTCGCGGAGCTCTATAAGAAAGACGGAATCAAGGGCGGTCACGTAATCATGCTCGGCAAGGGCAACACCGAAGCCGCCATAGCCGCGCTCGCCGCCTACCCTGGCGGACTGCAAGTAGGCGGCGGCATTACCGCCGAGAACGCGAAGGAATACCTGGATGCCGGAGCCAGCCACGTGATTGTGACCAGCTGTATTTTCCCCGAAGGCAAGCTTGACCGCGAACGCTTGGAATTGCTTTCCAAGACCGTAGGCAAGGAGCACCTGGTTCTCGATTTGAGCTGCAAGCGCGTGAGTGCTCCCGAAGAAGAACCTCGCTGGAAAATCGCGATTAACCGCTGGCAGACTCTCATCGACATCGAAGTCAACGCCGAAACGCTCGAAGATCTTTCTCGCTATTGCGACGAATTCCTGATTCACGCCGCCGATGTCGAAGGAAAACAGCAGGGCATGGACGATGAACTGATCATGTTCCTCGCCGAACACAGCCCCATTCCTTGCACTTATGCGGGCGGCGCCAAGTCGCTTGCCGACTTGAAACACTGTAAGCAAATTTCAAACGGAACGATTGATCTCACCATCGGATCGGCCTTGGACCTGTTCGGTGGCAAAGGAGTGAAATATGCCGACTGCGTCAAATTCAACAAAGCTTAA
- a CDS encoding A/G-specific adenine glycosylase gives MRDWFRKNAAELPWRLSDLDAPRDPYAVWISETMLQQTQVSTVRDYFTRWMKRFPDVATLAKASEEDVFKYWQGLGYYSRARNILKTAKIVAGSKEFPRTRKELEALPGIGAYTAGAILSLAYHEREAILDGNLVRIFSRLYALDFLPTESKDALKTYWDYAREIADSPKAYMHNEALMELGRTVCKIKNPDCANCPLQAACKTFADNRTADFPPAKKHIQKDWHGTVLVIESADRKILAVHGGQKFFKNQFTLPHFESPRNAAAGLPAQAEAYINADLVKSIQIIGKFKHNITVHKIECDVLHIRLKTKAPQHCAPELRWISIAQTQEFFANSFCLKALAKL, from the coding sequence TTGCGAGATTGGTTTCGTAAGAATGCGGCTGAGTTACCGTGGCGCTTGAGCGATTTAGACGCCCCGCGCGACCCGTATGCGGTGTGGATCAGCGAGACCATGTTACAGCAGACGCAGGTGTCTACCGTCCGCGACTATTTTACGCGCTGGATGAAGCGATTTCCCGATGTAGCGACACTTGCCAAGGCGTCTGAAGAAGATGTATTCAAATACTGGCAGGGTTTGGGCTACTACAGCCGCGCAAGGAACATTCTAAAGACGGCAAAGATCGTCGCGGGGAGCAAGGAATTTCCCCGTACCCGCAAGGAACTGGAAGCATTGCCGGGTATCGGAGCATACACCGCCGGCGCTATTTTAAGCCTCGCCTACCACGAGCGCGAAGCGATTCTCGACGGCAACCTGGTACGCATTTTTTCACGACTTTACGCCCTCGACTTTTTGCCGACGGAATCCAAGGACGCCCTAAAAACCTACTGGGATTACGCCCGCGAAATCGCGGACTCGCCCAAGGCCTACATGCATAACGAAGCCTTGATGGAGCTTGGCCGCACCGTTTGCAAAATCAAGAACCCCGATTGTGCGAACTGCCCCCTGCAAGCGGCCTGCAAAACCTTCGCAGACAACCGCACTGCCGATTTTCCTCCCGCAAAAAAGCACATTCAAAAAGACTGGCATGGTACCGTACTCGTCATCGAAAGTGCCGACCGCAAGATTCTAGCCGTCCACGGCGGGCAAAAATTTTTCAAGAACCAATTCACGTTGCCGCATTTCGAATCGCCGCGCAACGCGGCTGCAGGCTTACCCGCCCAAGCCGAAGCCTACATTAACGCAGACCTGGTCAAAAGCATTCAAATCATCGGAAAATTCAAGCACAACATCACCGTGCATAAAATCGAATGCGACGTCCTGCACATCCGCCTAAAAACAAAAGCCCCGCAACATTGCGCGCCGGAGCTTCGGTGGATCAGCATTGCGCAGACCCAAGAATTTTTTGCGAACAGTTTCTGCCTAAAAGCATTGGCGAAACTTTAG